From a region of the Triticum aestivum cultivar Chinese Spring chromosome 7D, IWGSC CS RefSeq v2.1, whole genome shotgun sequence genome:
- the LOC123168027 gene encoding palmitoyl-acyl carrier protein thioesterase, chloroplastic translates to MAGSIAAAAFFPGPPAPPPPKSALGERPDSLDVRGMAAKQASSSSAVRAGRTRAHAAVPKVNGGGGKSALADAEHDAMPSAAQPRTFYNQLPDWSMLLAAITTIFLAAEKQWTLLDWKPKRPDMLVDTLGFGTIVHDGVMFRQNFSIRSYEIGADRTASIETLMNHLQETALNHVKVVGLLGDGFGSTPEMSKRNLFWVVSQMQAIVERYPCWGDTVEVNTWVGAHGKNGMRRDWHIRDSVTGHTVLKATSKWVMMNKLTRKLARIPDEVRAEIVPFFSEYAAIEDQDHRKFPKLPEYDRATSAKYVRTGLTPRWADLDINQHVNNVKYIGWILESAPISILENHELASIVLDYKRECGRNSVLQSHTTVHTDCADEPGETTLHCEHLLSLESGPTIVKARTMWRPKGAKSQETVALSW, encoded by the exons ATGGCCGGGTCCATCGCGGCCGCGGCCTTCTTCCCGGGGCCgccggcaccgccgccgcccaagAGCGCCCTCGGCGAGCGCCCGGACAGCCTGGACGTCCGCGGCATGGCCGCGAAGCAGGCCTCGTCGTCCTCCGCCGTGAGGGCCGGCAGGACGCGCGCCCACGCGGCCGTCCCCAAggtgaacggcggcggcggcaagtcGGCGCTGGCGGACGCGGAGCACGATGCCATGCCCTCGGCCGCGCAGCCGAGGACGTTCTACAACCAGCTGCCCGACTGGAGCATGCTCCTCGCGGCCATCACCACCATCTtcctggccgccgagaagcagtggACGCTGCTCGACTGGAAGCCCAAGCGGCCCGACATGCTCGTCGACACGCTGGGTTTCGGCACGATTGTACACGACGGCGTCATGTTCAGGCAGAACTTCTCCATCAGGTCCTACGAGATTGGGGCCGACAGGACGGCGTCCATTGAGACGCTCATGAACCATCTGCAG GAAACTGCACTCAATCATGTGAAGGTCGTTGGGCTTCTAGGAGACGGTTTTGGCTCAACCCCGGAGATGAGTAAACGGAACTTGTTCTGGGTTGTCAGCCAAATGCAGGCCATCGTCGAGCGTTATCCATGCTG GGGTGACACTGTTGAGGTGAATACTTGGGTTGGCGCTCATGGTAAAAACGGGATGCGTCGAGACTGGCATATACGTGATTCTGTGACGGGCCATACAGTACTGAAGGCTACAAG TAAATGGGTTATGATGAACAAGCTTACCAGAAAGCTTGCAAGAATTCCAGATGAAGTACGGGCTGAAATAGTGCCGTTCTTTTCTGAGTATGCTGCCATTGAAGACCAAGACCACCGAAAATTTCCCAAACTGCCAGAGTATGACCGTGCTACCTCAGCCAAATATGTCCGGACAGGCCTGACT CCTCGGTGGGCTGATCTTGATATCAATCAGCATGTCAATAATGTTAAATACATTGGCTGGATCCTTGAG AGCGCGCCAATCTCCATTCTGGAGAACCATGAACTGGCGAGCATAGTCCTGGACTACAAAAGGGAGTGTGGCCGGAACAGCGTCCTGCAGTCGCACACCACGGTGCACACCGACTGCGCCGACGAGCCCGGAGAAACGACTCTGCACTGCGAGCATCTGCTGAGCCTGGAATCGGGACCCACCATCGTGAAGGCCCGGACCATGTGGCGGCCAAAGGGGGCCAAGTCCCAGGAGACGGTGGCTCTGTCGTGGTGA